Genomic DNA from Bacterioplanes sanyensis:
CTGAATGGTTCAGCGCTGACAGCGACCGTTCGAAGCCGGTTTAGCGCGACTCTCTTTCTTTAAAGGCGCTGCCTATAGTATGGTTAGCCGGTCACTGACATTGGAGACAACACATGGTCACCGACCTCAATAATGGTGGTCCTATTAGCCTTGAGCTGCTGAAGAAAGCGGTGGATGCGTCCAACGACGGCATCGTTATTGCCGAGCAAGAAGGTGAGGATAATATTCTCATTTATGTGAACCGCGCGTTTGAGCGGTTGAGTGGCTACAGCGCCGATGAGATCTTGTATCAGGATTGTCGTTTTATGCAGGCCGGTGACCGTGCACAAGACGGCTTGGTCGCTATCCGAGACGCGATTCAGGAAGGTCGCTCCAGCCGGGTTGTGCTGCGCAATTATCGCAAAGACGGCAGCCTGTTCTGGAATGAGTTGAGTATTTCGCCGGTTTACAACGATGATGACCAGCTGACCTATTACATTGGTGTGCAAAAAGACGTCACGGCACAAATCGAAGCTGAGCAACGTGCCGTCAAAGCAGAGCAAGAGCTGGCGGAGCTCAAAGCGCGGCTGGCTGAATAATCTAAAGCTGGCTGGCTGAAAACGAAAAAAGGAGCGCAAGGCTCCTTTTTTATGGCTGCAATAGCGAGGGCTTAGCCCTCGTACGCTGCAGCAGACTCGGTAATCATCTTACGGGCAGCTTCGGCGTTGTCCCAGCCTTTAACCTTCACCCATTTGCCTTTTTCCAAGTCTTTGTAGTTTTCAAAGAAGTGGCCAATCTGGTCACGCAGGAGCTGCGGCAGATCGTCGACATCTTGCACGTCGTTGTACAGTTGCGTCAGCTTCTCGTGTGGCACGGCCACCAGCTTGGCGTCTTCACCGGCCTCATCTTCCATGTTCAAAACGCCGACAGCGCGTGCACGAATCACAGAACCTGGCTGCACTGGGTAAGGCGTGACCACCAACACATCCAATGGGTCACCGTCGTCCGCCAGGGTGTGTGGGATGTAACCATAGTTGGCTGGGTAGAACATCGGTGTTGCCATAAAGCGGTCCACCAGCAGGCAATCCATATCCTTATCGATTTCGTACTTGATCGGCGCGTGATTGGCTGGAATTTCAATCACAACATAGACGTCGTTCGGCAAGTCTTTGCCAGCAGGAATTGAGTTGTAGCTCATTTGGGTGATCCACCACGTTGAGTAATTTAAGGTGGGCGGATTATAGCCGCAAGCATTGTCCTCTGTCAGGCGCACCATCAGTCGCTACTCTGGTTCGCAGTCTGCTTGGTTTACCAACCCCGGATTTGTTCCTAGACTGACGAGGCGTAAAGTAACTGATGACTTTTTAACATGAGAACTTGGCCTTGTATGGTGCTGGCGGCGTTGGCCGCTGATGCTGTGTCCCTGTCTTTGGAAGACGAATTTTTGGCAGATGAAATGGCACTGGACAGCCCATTTCAATTGGAATCTGAACTGCCGGTGGTGCTCACCGCCTCTCGCTTACGTCAAGCTCGTGCTGATGTACCGGCCAGTGTGACGGTCATCGAGGCCGAACAAATCGAAGCCTGGGGCGTGCGCACCATCCCAGAGTTGATGCGCTTCGTTCCCGGTATGTTTCTTGGCCACGGTGACAATGAAAACAATGCTTCTGTCACTTATCACGCCGGTAACCCGAATTTAACCCGGCGAATGCAAGTGTTGGTCGATGGCCGCTCGGTGATCCGCCCTGGCATTGCGGCCGTGGTGTGGGATGACTTGGCGGTAGCGATGGAGGACATCCAACGTGTTGAAGTCACGCGTGGACCTAACTCTGCAATTTACGGCGCCAATGCGTTCTTGGGGGTGATTAACATCATTACTCGCCACCCTGCAGATAGCACCGGAACGCGCTTGCGCTACCGTGTTGGCAATCAAACCGTGCGTGACGCTTTTGCCAGCACCGCGGGCGTTTCTGGATTGAGCAGTTATCGCATCAGTGCCAATTTTCAAGGCGACGACGGCTATGACGGCAGTGCGCTGCGCAATGGCGGCGACCAACTGCGTGATTCCAAACGACATGGCTTCGTCAACGGTTATTACCATCGCCAGCTCGCCCCTTGGATGCAGTTAAATGCTCAAGCGTCGCTGAAGCGAGGTCATACCGACATTCGCCGTAACGGCGATGAGGAATGGTCGGAACCACTAGATCAAGATACCGACCAGCAGTACCTGTGGGGGAAATTACAACTCGAGCATTCGATGGATCACACGTCTCATTTACAAGCCTATTGGCACCGCAATGAACGCCTTGTGGGCTCTCCTGTTTGTGTACCGACCATTACCTTTGATCCGGGATTATTCGGCTTGTACCAAACCAATCCCGACTGGGTGAATACCATATTGTCTGGCAACGAGCAGCTGCTCGGGCTGCTGCTGGGCGGCGCCGATGCCGAGCAAATCAGCAGTCTGACTGGTGTCACTGTGAGTGACGCTGAGGTGGCTGAGGCCATTGGGGTCTTGGCGCGGGCGGTGAACCCGGCTGAGCCGGAAAGTTTTGCCAATCTGAGTGAAGTCAGTTGTGGTGATATCGACTGGAATATGGTCGAGCAGCGCTACGATTTGGAATGGCAGGATACTTTTGTCTGGTCCGATACCGTGCGTACGGTG
This window encodes:
- a CDS encoding TonB-dependent receptor plug domain-containing protein, which translates into the protein MRTWPCMVLAALAADAVSLSLEDEFLADEMALDSPFQLESELPVVLTASRLRQARADVPASVTVIEAEQIEAWGVRTIPELMRFVPGMFLGHGDNENNASVTYHAGNPNLTRRMQVLVDGRSVIRPGIAAVVWDDLAVAMEDIQRVEVTRGPNSAIYGANAFLGVINIITRHPADSTGTRLRYRVGNQTVRDAFASTAGVSGLSSYRISANFQGDDGYDGSALRNGGDQLRDSKRHGFVNGYYHRQLAPWMQLNAQASLKRGHTDIRRNGDEEWSEPLDQDTDQQYLWGKLQLEHSMDHTSHLQAYWHRNERLVGSPVCVPTITFDPGLFGLYQTNPDWVNTILSGNEQLLGLLLGGADAEQISSLTGVTVSDAEVAEAIGVLARAVNPAEPESFANLSEVSCGDIDWNMVEQRYDLEWQDTFVWSDTVRTVGGINFRRDQADSDTYFNGYVKNDTYRAFGNLEWRFFDAWLMNLGGTYESEEANDSVFSPRAAVNWLLSPQHSVRFVASQAVRSPDLLEQEPEYALEASNLSENYLGLDKATFFMNQTPDSRDLDHEKITSWELGYYGNFASIGLELDVKLFRNFQTELISDPINLQTISVRSDTKMRVQGADLQAIWRFSPRDMLWLSAAYVDANVTPGGSAAGLSEKDLQSLQKVELRSSARDSVVASWIHKGDSWRLALSHFWHDAYGDEFKQNRRYRRMEANVNKYWQIGRYRPYVGAFYHRIIDNSPLIYIEQRYNTKHLYHLQLGLDF
- a CDS encoding PAS domain-containing protein, translating into MVTDLNNGGPISLELLKKAVDASNDGIVIAEQEGEDNILIYVNRAFERLSGYSADEILYQDCRFMQAGDRAQDGLVAIRDAIQEGRSSRVVLRNYRKDGSLFWNELSISPVYNDDDQLTYYIGVQKDVTAQIEAEQRAVKAEQELAELKARLAE
- the ppa gene encoding inorganic diphosphatase, yielding MSYNSIPAGKDLPNDVYVVIEIPANHAPIKYEIDKDMDCLLVDRFMATPMFYPANYGYIPHTLADDGDPLDVLVVTPYPVQPGSVIRARAVGVLNMEDEAGEDAKLVAVPHEKLTQLYNDVQDVDDLPQLLRDQIGHFFENYKDLEKGKWVKVKGWDNAEAARKMITESAAAYEG